From one Montipora capricornis isolate CH-2021 chromosome 10, ASM3666992v2, whole genome shotgun sequence genomic stretch:
- the LOC138018493 gene encoding HAUS augmin-like complex subunit 4 isoform X3, which produces MLSAQETAEKLNSSLPVNLTSSHVQQYPDFTKLLTSLTRHVTDSGMSLAVYKDMKQAEGSLRQQKLKFLQLLALYSELKELLIDYDLRKQDVHPSSSAAQLFEALKESFAQAEALDYLNFHPEGGEKTVTLLGLKAENLMGQHHKKSVYQQSIIPELESRLRSKCETVASFHKPSKQIATQLPALIENEKQSVEQEMKQLHHSRMLRDKQFRQLFEVLMQSLQTLERLIADHRLQSQAKHDRVTAEWLTAKCDAMCLKVRVLQNQMIRDTYTPDAMAALKRIKAYLKVAEEQSAAELHRLNQMLVAYESVGMGFDSLVQQYGALMAEIDNKKWALSELQQTQDDNLGDLWSQR; this is translated from the exons ATGCTATCAGCGCAAGAAACGGCAGAGAAAT TGAACAGCAGCCTACCAGTTAATTTGACATCTTCTCATGTGCAGCAGTACCCAGACTTTACGAAATTGTTGACATCTCTGACAAGGCATGTCACAGATAGTGGAATGTCACTTGCAGTTTACAAGGACATGAAACAG GCTGAAGGTTCATTAAGGCAACAAAAGTTGAAGTTTCTCCAACTCTTAGCATTGTATTCAGAACTGAAGGAACTGTTAATTGATTACGACCTAAGGAAACAAGATGTCCATCCCAGTTCAAGTGCTGCACAA CTGTTTGAAGCACTCAAGGAATCATTTGCTCAGGCAGAGGCACTGGATTACCTCAATTTTCACCCGGAAGGAGGAGAAAAAACTGTCACTCTGTTAGGTTTAAAAGCTGAGAACCTTATGGGCCAACATCACAAGAAATCTGTTTATCAA CAGAGCATTATTCCTGAGCTGGAGTCGCGATTAAGAAGCAAATGTGAGACAGTAGCTAGTTTTCACAAGCCATCTAAACAAATCG CCACCCAGCTACCTGCATtgattgaaaatgaaaaacagtcAGTGGAACAAGAGATGAAACAGCTTCATCACAGCCGAATGTTGAGAGACAAACAATTCAGACAGCTGTTTGAG GTTCTGATGCAATCTCTTCAGACTCTGGAGAGACTTATAGCAGACCACAGGTTACAGTCTCAAGCCAAACATGATCGCGTAACAGCAGAATGGCTAACTGCTAAGTGCGATGCCATGTGCCTTAAAGTGAGAGTTCTTCAAAATCAGATGATAAGAGATACCTACACCCCAGATGCTATGGCAGCTCTGAAAAGAATCAA aGCCTACCTAAAAGTTGCCGAAGAACAGAGCGCGGCAGAGCTTCATCGGCTCAATCAAATGCTTGTGGCTTATGAGTCAGTTGGAATGGGATTTGATTCTCTCGTACAGCAATATGGAGCACTGATGGCTGAGATAGATAACAAAAAATGGGCCCTCAGCGAATTACAACAAACTCAAGACGATAACCTGGGTGACCTGTGGAGTCAGCGATGA
- the LOC138018493 gene encoding HAUS augmin-like complex subunit 4 isoform X4, translating into MLSAQETAEKLNSSLPVNLTSSHVQQYPDFTKLLTSLTRHVTDSGMSLAVYKDMKQAEGSLRQQKLKFLQLLALYSELKELLIDYDLRKQDVHPSSSAAQLFEALKESFAQAEALDYLNFHPEGGEKTVTLLGLKAENLMGQHHKKSVYQSIIPELESRLRSKCETVASFHKPSKQIATQLPALIENEKQSVEQEMKQLHHSRMLRDKQFRQLFEVLMQSLQTLERLIADHRLQSQAKHDRVTAEWLTAKCDAMCLKVRVLQNQMIRDTYTPDAMAALKRIKAYLKVAEEQSAAELHRLNQMLVAYESVGMGFDSLVQQYGALMAEIDNKKWALSELQQTQDDNLGDLWSQR; encoded by the exons ATGCTATCAGCGCAAGAAACGGCAGAGAAAT TGAACAGCAGCCTACCAGTTAATTTGACATCTTCTCATGTGCAGCAGTACCCAGACTTTACGAAATTGTTGACATCTCTGACAAGGCATGTCACAGATAGTGGAATGTCACTTGCAGTTTACAAGGACATGAAACAG GCTGAAGGTTCATTAAGGCAACAAAAGTTGAAGTTTCTCCAACTCTTAGCATTGTATTCAGAACTGAAGGAACTGTTAATTGATTACGACCTAAGGAAACAAGATGTCCATCCCAGTTCAAGTGCTGCACAA CTGTTTGAAGCACTCAAGGAATCATTTGCTCAGGCAGAGGCACTGGATTACCTCAATTTTCACCCGGAAGGAGGAGAAAAAACTGTCACTCTGTTAGGTTTAAAAGCTGAGAACCTTATGGGCCAACATCACAAGAAATCTGTTTATCAA AGCATTATTCCTGAGCTGGAGTCGCGATTAAGAAGCAAATGTGAGACAGTAGCTAGTTTTCACAAGCCATCTAAACAAATCG CCACCCAGCTACCTGCATtgattgaaaatgaaaaacagtcAGTGGAACAAGAGATGAAACAGCTTCATCACAGCCGAATGTTGAGAGACAAACAATTCAGACAGCTGTTTGAG GTTCTGATGCAATCTCTTCAGACTCTGGAGAGACTTATAGCAGACCACAGGTTACAGTCTCAAGCCAAACATGATCGCGTAACAGCAGAATGGCTAACTGCTAAGTGCGATGCCATGTGCCTTAAAGTGAGAGTTCTTCAAAATCAGATGATAAGAGATACCTACACCCCAGATGCTATGGCAGCTCTGAAAAGAATCAA aGCCTACCTAAAAGTTGCCGAAGAACAGAGCGCGGCAGAGCTTCATCGGCTCAATCAAATGCTTGTGGCTTATGAGTCAGTTGGAATGGGATTTGATTCTCTCGTACAGCAATATGGAGCACTGATGGCTGAGATAGATAACAAAAAATGGGCCCTCAGCGAATTACAACAAACTCAAGACGATAACCTGGGTGACCTGTGGAGTCAGCGATGA
- the LOC138018493 gene encoding HAUS augmin-like complex subunit 4 isoform X2 codes for MLSAQETAEKLNSSLPVNLTSSHVQQYPDFTKLLTSLTRHVTDSGMSLAVYKDMKQAEGSLRQQKLKFLQLLALYSELKELLIDYDLRKQDVHPSSSAAQLFEALKESFAQAEALDYLNFHPEGGEKTVTLLGLKAENLMGQHHKKSVYQSIIPELESRLRSKCETVASFHKPSKQIDDSQLLFAKATQLPALIENEKQSVEQEMKQLHHSRMLRDKQFRQLFEVLMQSLQTLERLIADHRLQSQAKHDRVTAEWLTAKCDAMCLKVRVLQNQMIRDTYTPDAMAALKRIKAYLKVAEEQSAAELHRLNQMLVAYESVGMGFDSLVQQYGALMAEIDNKKWALSELQQTQDDNLGDLWSQR; via the exons ATGCTATCAGCGCAAGAAACGGCAGAGAAAT TGAACAGCAGCCTACCAGTTAATTTGACATCTTCTCATGTGCAGCAGTACCCAGACTTTACGAAATTGTTGACATCTCTGACAAGGCATGTCACAGATAGTGGAATGTCACTTGCAGTTTACAAGGACATGAAACAG GCTGAAGGTTCATTAAGGCAACAAAAGTTGAAGTTTCTCCAACTCTTAGCATTGTATTCAGAACTGAAGGAACTGTTAATTGATTACGACCTAAGGAAACAAGATGTCCATCCCAGTTCAAGTGCTGCACAA CTGTTTGAAGCACTCAAGGAATCATTTGCTCAGGCAGAGGCACTGGATTACCTCAATTTTCACCCGGAAGGAGGAGAAAAAACTGTCACTCTGTTAGGTTTAAAAGCTGAGAACCTTATGGGCCAACATCACAAGAAATCTGTTTATCAA AGCATTATTCCTGAGCTGGAGTCGCGATTAAGAAGCAAATGTGAGACAGTAGCTAGTTTTCACAAGCCATCTAAACAAATCG ATGATAGCCAACTTCTGTTTGCTAAAGCCACCCAGCTACCTGCATtgattgaaaatgaaaaacagtcAGTGGAACAAGAGATGAAACAGCTTCATCACAGCCGAATGTTGAGAGACAAACAATTCAGACAGCTGTTTGAG GTTCTGATGCAATCTCTTCAGACTCTGGAGAGACTTATAGCAGACCACAGGTTACAGTCTCAAGCCAAACATGATCGCGTAACAGCAGAATGGCTAACTGCTAAGTGCGATGCCATGTGCCTTAAAGTGAGAGTTCTTCAAAATCAGATGATAAGAGATACCTACACCCCAGATGCTATGGCAGCTCTGAAAAGAATCAA aGCCTACCTAAAAGTTGCCGAAGAACAGAGCGCGGCAGAGCTTCATCGGCTCAATCAAATGCTTGTGGCTTATGAGTCAGTTGGAATGGGATTTGATTCTCTCGTACAGCAATATGGAGCACTGATGGCTGAGATAGATAACAAAAAATGGGCCCTCAGCGAATTACAACAAACTCAAGACGATAACCTGGGTGACCTGTGGAGTCAGCGATGA
- the LOC138018493 gene encoding HAUS augmin-like complex subunit 4 isoform X1 yields MLSAQETAEKLNSSLPVNLTSSHVQQYPDFTKLLTSLTRHVTDSGMSLAVYKDMKQAEGSLRQQKLKFLQLLALYSELKELLIDYDLRKQDVHPSSSAAQLFEALKESFAQAEALDYLNFHPEGGEKTVTLLGLKAENLMGQHHKKSVYQQSIIPELESRLRSKCETVASFHKPSKQIDDSQLLFAKATQLPALIENEKQSVEQEMKQLHHSRMLRDKQFRQLFEVLMQSLQTLERLIADHRLQSQAKHDRVTAEWLTAKCDAMCLKVRVLQNQMIRDTYTPDAMAALKRIKAYLKVAEEQSAAELHRLNQMLVAYESVGMGFDSLVQQYGALMAEIDNKKWALSELQQTQDDNLGDLWSQR; encoded by the exons ATGCTATCAGCGCAAGAAACGGCAGAGAAAT TGAACAGCAGCCTACCAGTTAATTTGACATCTTCTCATGTGCAGCAGTACCCAGACTTTACGAAATTGTTGACATCTCTGACAAGGCATGTCACAGATAGTGGAATGTCACTTGCAGTTTACAAGGACATGAAACAG GCTGAAGGTTCATTAAGGCAACAAAAGTTGAAGTTTCTCCAACTCTTAGCATTGTATTCAGAACTGAAGGAACTGTTAATTGATTACGACCTAAGGAAACAAGATGTCCATCCCAGTTCAAGTGCTGCACAA CTGTTTGAAGCACTCAAGGAATCATTTGCTCAGGCAGAGGCACTGGATTACCTCAATTTTCACCCGGAAGGAGGAGAAAAAACTGTCACTCTGTTAGGTTTAAAAGCTGAGAACCTTATGGGCCAACATCACAAGAAATCTGTTTATCAA CAGAGCATTATTCCTGAGCTGGAGTCGCGATTAAGAAGCAAATGTGAGACAGTAGCTAGTTTTCACAAGCCATCTAAACAAATCG ATGATAGCCAACTTCTGTTTGCTAAAGCCACCCAGCTACCTGCATtgattgaaaatgaaaaacagtcAGTGGAACAAGAGATGAAACAGCTTCATCACAGCCGAATGTTGAGAGACAAACAATTCAGACAGCTGTTTGAG GTTCTGATGCAATCTCTTCAGACTCTGGAGAGACTTATAGCAGACCACAGGTTACAGTCTCAAGCCAAACATGATCGCGTAACAGCAGAATGGCTAACTGCTAAGTGCGATGCCATGTGCCTTAAAGTGAGAGTTCTTCAAAATCAGATGATAAGAGATACCTACACCCCAGATGCTATGGCAGCTCTGAAAAGAATCAA aGCCTACCTAAAAGTTGCCGAAGAACAGAGCGCGGCAGAGCTTCATCGGCTCAATCAAATGCTTGTGGCTTATGAGTCAGTTGGAATGGGATTTGATTCTCTCGTACAGCAATATGGAGCACTGATGGCTGAGATAGATAACAAAAAATGGGCCCTCAGCGAATTACAACAAACTCAAGACGATAACCTGGGTGACCTGTGGAGTCAGCGATGA
- the LOC138018493 gene encoding HAUS augmin-like complex subunit 4 isoform X5, translated as MSLAVYKDMKQAEGSLRQQKLKFLQLLALYSELKELLIDYDLRKQDVHPSSSAAQLFEALKESFAQAEALDYLNFHPEGGEKTVTLLGLKAENLMGQHHKKSVYQQSIIPELESRLRSKCETVASFHKPSKQIDDSQLLFAKATQLPALIENEKQSVEQEMKQLHHSRMLRDKQFRQLFEVLMQSLQTLERLIADHRLQSQAKHDRVTAEWLTAKCDAMCLKVRVLQNQMIRDTYTPDAMAALKRIKAYLKVAEEQSAAELHRLNQMLVAYESVGMGFDSLVQQYGALMAEIDNKKWALSELQQTQDDNLGDLWSQR; from the exons ATGTCACTTGCAGTTTACAAGGACATGAAACAG GCTGAAGGTTCATTAAGGCAACAAAAGTTGAAGTTTCTCCAACTCTTAGCATTGTATTCAGAACTGAAGGAACTGTTAATTGATTACGACCTAAGGAAACAAGATGTCCATCCCAGTTCAAGTGCTGCACAA CTGTTTGAAGCACTCAAGGAATCATTTGCTCAGGCAGAGGCACTGGATTACCTCAATTTTCACCCGGAAGGAGGAGAAAAAACTGTCACTCTGTTAGGTTTAAAAGCTGAGAACCTTATGGGCCAACATCACAAGAAATCTGTTTATCAA CAGAGCATTATTCCTGAGCTGGAGTCGCGATTAAGAAGCAAATGTGAGACAGTAGCTAGTTTTCACAAGCCATCTAAACAAATCG ATGATAGCCAACTTCTGTTTGCTAAAGCCACCCAGCTACCTGCATtgattgaaaatgaaaaacagtcAGTGGAACAAGAGATGAAACAGCTTCATCACAGCCGAATGTTGAGAGACAAACAATTCAGACAGCTGTTTGAG GTTCTGATGCAATCTCTTCAGACTCTGGAGAGACTTATAGCAGACCACAGGTTACAGTCTCAAGCCAAACATGATCGCGTAACAGCAGAATGGCTAACTGCTAAGTGCGATGCCATGTGCCTTAAAGTGAGAGTTCTTCAAAATCAGATGATAAGAGATACCTACACCCCAGATGCTATGGCAGCTCTGAAAAGAATCAA aGCCTACCTAAAAGTTGCCGAAGAACAGAGCGCGGCAGAGCTTCATCGGCTCAATCAAATGCTTGTGGCTTATGAGTCAGTTGGAATGGGATTTGATTCTCTCGTACAGCAATATGGAGCACTGATGGCTGAGATAGATAACAAAAAATGGGCCCTCAGCGAATTACAACAAACTCAAGACGATAACCTGGGTGACCTGTGGAGTCAGCGATGA
- the LOC138018816 gene encoding uncharacterized protein, with protein sequence MSVDGEHSEAVDDEEDRIESLKQQKAKDKTAFTKNKNKLLSLLDEEDYPSRREVKAACQMLCEVQERTMSTMEELSGEYLRSKEKEKRKKLTAEMDRLEAEFSEAYDKAQEYLDNRKGELSSLETDASENTRQRRIEEGVVRKSVEWQALEEQVKREQDIARQREGLEELRRQYQSRLFDEEELQDLKESEIKGPETRKIPANNWAKSRSTPSLGKDMWNQLKRVSIPIFNGDKRLYEGWKTAFMACVDKAPATPEYKLLQLRQYLSGEALKVVEPLGHSAAAYETAKERLERKFGGKRRQIALHLEELENFKPLRPGNARDLERLADLLDVTVVNLREAGRHDELGSGSLYLSLCKKLTEAMLAHYHRWIHENGRWQSVETLREFIIQEAEFQTVASETIYGLRKRGHKKDSGVTFFGNTQKSSAPQRRVGFRPCKVCSGHHGVWRCDKFKAMSPPARWETAKSLKLCYRCLGGDHNGETCVRSRVCGINNCKNTHNRLLHRDSAPADRSEQGASHDRPEMEQGASGGSQTAAEGETNNEMSLTPPQDLTEQATERSHSTVTSQNAQPRFVALRTVPVFLKNGNRRIKVNALLDEASTKTYLNADVAAERGLQGHPQSVTVNVLNGQTETFETTPVEVELESLDGNVKTTINAFTAERVTGNMKVIDWGKYAAKYTHLKGIQFPNPGIRPIVDLLIGIDCAELHYSFKDVRGQPGDPVARLTPLGWTCTGTVSGLRGGDYQSSFTHTYFVREQLNTDEISGLLRQFWEIENPRTSHDRPVLNPDEQCALEQVQKSLKYLDGRYQVALPWKKNVPDLPDNYDMALRRLYNTEKRLLKNPEIAGAYSENITQYLEKGYIRKIDPTEEKPARRWYLPHFPVVRLDRVTTKTRIVFDASAKFGGVSLNDVIYQGPKLQKDLKDVLLRFRRHPVGLVCDIAEMYLRIEVTPKDRSCQRFLWRSLDQQTKPEEYEFNRVVFGINSSPFQAQFVSQTHAEKHKDELPLAAEAVSKSTYMDDSMDSVLDDSQGIELYKQLDELWSKAGMHARKWLSNSSQVLEKIPIKDRASEVDINKDPLPTVKTLGITWLPEEDVFTFKAHPPEENFQLTKRNFLKRIATLFDPVGFLAPFIIRAKVMMQEMWVAGLEWDELCPRELVHKSQEWFSELEELPTIKVPRCLRFGPEQVVLSEPLHTFVDASQDAYGAVVYLKVSYESGSVSSQLVAAKTRVAPLAATSIPRLELMAAILGLRWQQSWD encoded by the coding sequence ATGTCAGTGGACGGCGAGCATAGCGAAGCAGTGGACGATGAAGAGGACCGCATCGAAAGTCTAAAACAGCAAAAGGCGAAAGATAAAACGGCGTTCaccaagaacaagaacaagttGTTAAGCCTTCTAGATGAAGAAGATTATCCGAGTCGGCGGGAAGTCAAGGCGGCTTGCCAAATGCTTTGTGAAGTGCAAGAACGCACAATGTCAACAATGGAAGAATTATCGGGAGAATATTTACGCtccaaagagaaagagaaacgaaaaaagCTCACCGCTGAAATGGACAGATTAGAGGCGGAATTTTCGGAGGCTTATGACAAGGCTCAAGAATATTTGGACAATCGGAAGGGTGAATTATCGAGTTTGGAAACAGATGCATCAGAAAATACTCGCCAACGTCGAATCGAAGAAGGAGTTGTACGAAAAAGTGTGGAATGGCAAGCTCTGGAGGAGCAAGTTAAGCGAGAACAAGATATCGCTCGTCAAAGAGAAGGTTTAGAGGAATTACGTCGACAGTATCAAAGTCGTTTATTTGATGAAGAGGAGCTTCAAGATTTAAAAGAATCGGAGATCAAAGGTCCGGAAACAAGAAAAATTCCCGCAAACAATTGGGCAAAAAGTCGTTCAACGCCATCGCTTGGTAAGGATATGTGGAATCAACTCAAACGTGTTTCAATTCCCATATTCAACGGAGATAAAAGATTGTATGAGGGTTGGAAAACGGCTTTCATGGCATGTGTGGACAAGGCGCCCGCTACACCTGAGTACAAATTGCTGCAGCTACGTCAATATTTATCTGGCGAAGCATTAAAAGTCGTGGAACCTTTGGGACACTCTGCGGCGGCTTATGAGACGGCAAAGGAAAGGTTGGAACGCAAGTTTGGCGGCAAACGGCGTCAGATTGCCTTGCATTTAGAAGAATTGGAGAACTTTAAGCCACTTCGCCCTGGAAATGCAAGGGACCTTGAGAGACTTGCAGATTTGTTGGACGTTACTGTAGTAAACCTGAGGGAGGCCGGTCGGCATGATGAATTAGGAAGCGGATCACTGTACCTCAGTTTGTGTAAGAAATTGACAGAAGCAATGCTAGCGCATTATCATCGGTGGATTCATGAAAATGGTCGTTGGCAGTCAGTAGAAACTTTGAGAGAGTTTATTATCCAGGAAGCAGAATTCCAGACAGTAGCATCGGAAACAATTTACGGTTTGAGAAAAAGAGGACATAAGAAAGACAGTGGAGTGACCTTCTTCGGTAACACGCAGAAATCTTCAGCACCTCAGAGAAGAGTTGGATTTCGACCGTGTAAAGTTTGCAGTGGTCATCATGGGGTTTGGCGCTGTGACAAGTTCAAGGCTATGAGCCCTCCAGCGAGATGGGAAACCGCCAAGAGCCTTAAACTATGTTATCGTTGCTTAGGAGGAGATCACAACGGAGAAACGTGCGTTAGATCGAGAGTTTGCGGGATAAATAATTGTAAGAACACTCACAACCGATTGTTGCATAGAGACTCTGCGCCGGCAGACCGAAGTGAGCAGGGGGCCTCTCATGATCGTCCTGAAATGGAACAAGGAGCATCAGGTGGTTCCCAGACTGCTGCAGAAGGCGAAACAAATAATGAAATGTCTCTTACTCCTCCCCAAGATCTAACTGAGCAAGCAACAGAGAGATCTCACAGCacagtgacgtcacaaaatgCACAACCAAGATTTGTGGCGCTACGCACGGTACCAGTGTTTCTGAAGAATGGCAATCGGAGAATTAAAGTGAATGCGTTGTTGGATGAAGCTTCAACAAAAACGTATTTAAATGCTGACGTAGCTGCTGAGCGTGGACTTCAAGGACATCCTCAAAGCGTAACTGTGAATGTTTTGAATGGACAGACTGAAACCTTCGAGACTACGCCAGTTGAAGTCGAGTTGGAAAGTTTGGATGGAAATGTGAAGACTACCATAAATGCATTCACAGCAGAACGAGTCACAGGAAACATGAAAGTTATCGACTGGGGAAAGTATGCGGCAAAGTACACCCATTTGAAAGGGATACAGTTTCCAAATCCTGGCATTCGACCAATAGTGGACTTATTAATTGGAATTGATTGTGCCGAATTACACTACTCGTTCAAGGATGTTCGAGGTCAACCTGGGGATCCAGTAGCAAGACTTACGCCATTAGGATGGACATGTACAGGAACAGTTAGTGGGCTCAGAGGAGGTGACTATCAGTCAAGCTTCACACACACCTATTTTGTGCGAGAACAGTTAAACACAGACGAAATAAGTGGTTTACTACGACAATTCTGGGAAATTGAGAATCCCCGCACATCACATGATCGACCCGTTCTGAATCCTGATGAGCAATGTGCATTAGAGCAGGTGCAAAAGTCTCTCAAATACTTGGATGGAAGATATCAGGTGGCACTTCCATGGAAGAAGAACGTACCTGACCTACCAGACAATTATGACATGGCCCTACGCCGATTGTACAACACTGAGAAACGTTTACTGAAGAATCCAGAGATTGCAGGAGCCTACTCAGAAAACATCACTCAATATCTGGAGAAGGGCTACATTCGCAAGATCGACCCAACCGAAGAAAAACCCGCAAGGAGATGGTACCTGCCACACTTTCCCGTTGTAAGACTGGACAGAGTTACAACAAAGACTCGCATCGTATTTGATGCCTCTGCAAAATTTGGCGGAGTCTCCCTCAATGACGTCATTTATCAGGGACCGAAACTGCAGAAAGATTTGAAAGATGTTTTACTTCGATTCAGGAGACACCCTGTTGGACTCGTTTGTGACATCGCTGAGATGTATTTAAGAATTGAAGTTACACCTAAGGACCGATCGTGTCAACGTTTCTTATGGAGATCCTTAGATCAGCAGACAAAACCAGAAGAGTACGAGTTCAACCGAGTTGTGTTTGGGATAAACTCGTCGCCTTTCCAAGCTCAGTTCGTCTCCCAAACTCATGCTGAGAAGCATAAAGATGAGCTCCCCTTAGCTGCAGAAGCTGTGTCAAAGTCAACATACATGGATGACAGTATGGATTCGGTGTTGGACGACAGTCAAGGTATTGAGTTGTACAAGCAGTTAGATGAGCTGTGGAGTAAGGCAGGAATGCACGCTCGTAAATGGTTGTCCAATTCATCCCAGGTTCTAGAGAAGATACCAATCAAGGACAGAGCATCCGAGGTGGACATCAACAAGGATCCCCTACCAACAGTAAAGACACTGGGAATCACGTGGCTTCCAGAGGAAGACGTGTTTACGTTTAAAGCACATCCGCCCGAAGAAAACTTTCAGCTCACTAAACGGAATTTTCTGAAGAGAATCGCCACATTATTTGACCCAGTTGGGTTTTTGGCACCATTTATCATTCGAGCCAAAGTTATGATGCAGGAGATGTGGGTGGCGGGACTCGAATGGGACGAGTTATGCCCAAGGGAGTTGGTTCACAAGTCTCAAGAATGGTTCTCTGAACTGGAAGAGCTACCAACGATTAAAGTTCCCAGGTGTTTACGGTTTGGCCCAGAACAAGTTGTACTGTCAGAGCCTTTACACACCTTTGTAGACGCATCGCAAGATGCATATGGTGCTGTTGTCTATTTGAAGGTTAGCTACGAGAGTGGATCAGTATCCAGTCAACTAGTTGCAGCCAAGACAAGAGTTGCACCACTTGCAGCAACCAGTATACCTCGTTTAGAACTGATGGCAGCAATCCTGGGACTGAGATGGCAGCAATCCTGGGACTGA